Sequence from the Spartobacteria bacterium genome:
TGCATCGGGACACCAATACTCGGCCACGCCACAAACGGGATTCAACAGACATCCATCGCGTGTAACCCAGGTAATATCTTTCTGATTATCCGCCGGTATATCCTCCCATCGGCGAATCACCCGCACATTCATTAATAATCGCTGCAACACGGCATGAATACGTTCGCCGCACTGCACCTTTTCAAAAAGCGGAATACCCGGAACGCTGGCATCAGGAGGCGTACCATTTACTGCGGGAGCACATAGCAGTCGTACGGATCCCAGCGAATCCGATTTCATGCGATCCAGCAATGCAGGAATACAGGCTGATTCAGTAATAAACAGCGCATCGGCCACACTTCGCAAAACAACTTCCAATGCCAGTTCGTAGCCTTTTTCAGGTTTTAACTCATCAATGAGCGGAAAGACCTGAGCCGTACCGAGGTGTTCGCTGCAAGGCGATTTGTCGACAATTAAGCAGCGTGCGCCGGCAGGAAAAATGGATCGTTCATCGGCATACTTGACGGCCAGAAATTCATATTGCGCCTTGGCTGTCGCTACGTTCTGCTCTTTTTGCTTCAGATCTTGATCCAGTGCTTTTTTTTGTGCGACGATGATGGCTTTCTTTTCTCCAAGCACATCCAGATCGCCCTGCATCGTATTCAACAGTTGCTGACGTGCCGCTTTTTCGGCATCAAGTGCATCCAGTCGATTTCGGGCCGATGTAATGTGTTCCTGTACGGCCTGCTTTTCCGAGGCCATTCGCTGGATTTGTGCCGCATAGGTCTCCAGCTGCACATCCCGTTTATGACCATCCTGCTGCACCACAGTTTGTTCACGATCCAGCCGCATCTGTTCTTTCCGCATCTCCGTCAAAGCAGCTTTGTGTTCATGGGCTTGCTGCCGGGCCGCATCATATACCGTTCGAATCTGCACAAGACAGTCTTCGGCAATAGCTGTGCGTTCGGCTGCTTCCTTCTGCTTGAGAAGCTGTGTTTGATACTGATCCCGACACGTACACAGCTGTTCCTCGGCATCTACGGCATCGGTTGCATCGCGTTCTTTGTGCTGCATGAGTTCTCTCAGTCGACGCTGACACACCTCGATAGACTGCTTACCTCGGTCGGCATCGCTCCCGGCACGCATGGAGGATTCCATAATAATGGCATAGTCATTATCCAGTTCTTCTGCAATGGTGCGCAATTCCGCGATCTGCCGTTCCAGAGAATGAATCACTGTGGTTAAACGTGCATGCTCCGCCTCACTGATTTCCTGCGAAGCCGTCAGTTGATCCCACTGCCGGGACAGCTTCATAAAACGGTGCCGGGAAAGACATAAATCCAATTTTTTGACCCGTTCCGTGTAGTCTTTAAAGCGGGTTGCTTTGGAAGCCTGTCGCTGCAGACTGTTCATCGATCGCTTAACCTCGCCTATAATATCGTCCAGCCGCTGCATATTGGCATTGGTTTGATCCAGCTTGCGCAGGGCTTCTTTCTTGTCTGATTTATAGCGAGTGATACCGCTGGCCTCCTCAAAAACAATCCGGCGATCCTCTGGATGAGAACTCAGTATCTGATCGATACGACCCTGCTGAAGAACGGTATAGGCATGCGAACCTATGCCGGTATTCATAAATAGATTCTGAATATCCTTAAGCCGGCATCCCTTCCGGTTAATCAGATATTGACCTTCACCCGAGCGAAAGAGGCGGCGTGTGATCGTGACTTCATTGCATTCCTGCTTCAAGGTCTCTTCGCAATCCGCAAACGTCAGACTGACCTCGGCCATTCCCACCGCATCCAGCTTGGCAGCTCCGTTAAAAATAACATCCTGCATGGTTCCACCGCGCAGAGATTTCGCACTCTGCTCACCCAGAACCCAGCGAACCGCATCGGCAATATTGCTCTTGCCACAACCATTGGGTCCAACAATGGCCGTCATTCCCCGTTCAAATTCGAGATGCGTCTTATGGGCAAAGCTTTTGAAGCCAACGAGATCGATGCAACGGAGAAACATGTTCGTTTATTTTATATGCTACGGTCTATGGCGTTAGGGCTGTTCCGAAAAGGTAATCATCACTTCCATCTCTGCGGCACTGGTAAGGTCACCGATAGGAACGCTGTAGATAGAATCAGGAGCCAATTCTTTTTCATACACATAGCAAAGCTCGCGGGTCACCATAATCCCGATAAATAATCCGCTTTCCGTGCAAAGGTAATCGCCGACCCCAATCTCACTACGACTAAAAAACGACTGTTTCTGGGGCGGGCGAACACTCAGAAAACGATTATCAATGGTGGGAACCACCTGAACGCGCAACCCTTTATTCGGGTCGTTGGATTTAAAGAGCAACGCTTCCTGCAGACGATTTTCCAATACATATTGAATACCCGCCAGCTGCAACGGCACAATGCCCGACTGTTCTTTAGGTGCCAGCTTGAAAAGACTGGCCTGCTTTGACTGAGAAAGGGATAACAGTGCCACGGCAGGCCATGCATCCCCGCCATCGTCTGTCTCGCATACCGCTGTCAGGGCGATAGAACCACGGGCACTGCGCACAGCACGCGGGGAAAGATGCAGCATGTCCAACGTTCCCGGCAGATAGGTGGCATCGCCATAGCTAAGCGACGGGAGGTAGAGCAGTGCATCGCTTTTACGCTTCGAGCCGCTATAGTCATCCACGTATTCAAGCTGATACTGAACCTGGCACAAGCTATCAGACCGTAAACTCCAGATGGACTGCTTCTTTTCTTTTTCGATAATTTCAATGGTTGTTTTAAGCTCCGTCGCCTTTTCTTTTTCCGAAGAAAGCTGATATTCGGTGATCTGCTGCTGGGCTTTAAGGTCGGCCACACGCGTCCGCAATAAACCGATATATTCCTGTGCGGCCACAGCGCGATTTTCCACGGAGTCAGCATTCTGTCTGGCAGCCAGTTCTGCTTCACGGGCATGCTGGGCTTCCATTTCAGCCAGCTTTGCCTTCTCCATCGCATGTAATGCCCGTTCTTCGGCCGATGTTTTCTGTTCGTAAACAGACGATAGCTGCTGTTCCATATCGGTGAGCCGTCGTATGGCCTCCTCGTTGGCCATATTGGCTGCGAGCAGCTGCTTGTATGTCTGATCCTGTTTCGATTTCAACTCCACCATTTCCGTCGTGGTGGCACCGCTGTTTTCGCGCAGGTTTTCCAGTTCAGCTTTCGTTTGACTCAACCGTCTTTCGGCCTCCCGCTGACTGGCCAAGCTGGCCTCGTGCTCTGCACGGGTCTGCGCCATGCGCTGCTCGATTTCCTGACGTTTTCTCAGCTCAAACTCGGCCTGCTGTTTGGATTTAATCGCTTCGGTATGAGCCAAAATCGCCTTTTGAGCGGCACGCTCGGCACTTAAGCGTGCGTTCAACTGTTCCTGCTTCGCCAGGTCGGCTTCCGCCTGGGCCTTAGCCGCCGTTTTCTGCGCTGTCTTTTCCTGTTCTGAAACTTCCGCCATTTGTTTTTCGATGGATGAAAGCTGTTTTTCAGCAGTAAGTGCTTTGATTTCTGCTTCTTCAGCCCGCTTATGCGCATCGCTGGCAGCTAACTGAGCTTTCTGTGCGAGCTCTTCGGCCATCTGCTGTTTCTGCAAGGCAATGTTAGCTTTTACAAGCGCATCGCCAGCCTGCTTTTGCGCCGCTTCTTTTTCCTGTGCAAGTCGCTGCTGCGCTTCCCGCAGTCTTTCCACTTCTGTCATGGTGCTCGACTGCATGGAGTCCTGACGATTCATCATCTGATTGGCATAAGCCAGCTTGTCCTGCGCGTTTTTCAATCTTTCCTGCAGAACCGTGATTTCGCTGACGTACATTTTTTCTTTTTCCAGCCCCTCCTTGATCACAGAAGACCAGTGGTGGACAGGAAGAACGAAGGAACTACTGCCTTTATTGCCCACATTTAAGGACAGGACAGAAAGCACCATGACATCTATCATGACAATTAAAATGGAGCGTCTCATGGTATTCCTGTTTCCGATCTATTTATCTGAATAGATTACGGACGGGGTGTTGGATCTTGTCGGG
This genomic interval carries:
- the smc gene encoding chromosome segregation protein SMC; translated protein: MFLRCIDLVGFKSFAHKTHLEFERGMTAIVGPNGCGKSNIADAVRWVLGEQSAKSLRGGTMQDVIFNGAAKLDAVGMAEVSLTFADCEETLKQECNEVTITRRLFRSGEGQYLINRKGCRLKDIQNLFMNTGIGSHAYTVLQQGRIDQILSSHPEDRRIVFEEASGITRYKSDKKEALRKLDQTNANMQRLDDIIGEVKRSMNSLQRQASKATRFKDYTERVKKLDLCLSRHRFMKLSRQWDQLTASQEISEAEHARLTTVIHSLERQIAELRTIAEELDNDYAIIMESSMRAGSDADRGKQSIEVCQRRLRELMQHKERDATDAVDAEEQLCTCRDQYQTQLLKQKEAAERTAIAEDCLVQIRTVYDAARQQAHEHKAALTEMRKEQMRLDREQTVVQQDGHKRDVQLETYAAQIQRMASEKQAVQEHITSARNRLDALDAEKAARQQLLNTMQGDLDVLGEKKAIIVAQKKALDQDLKQKEQNVATAKAQYEFLAVKYADERSIFPAGARCLIVDKSPCSEHLGTAQVFPLIDELKPEKGYELALEVVLRSVADALFITESACIPALLDRMKSDSLGSVRLLCAPAVNGTPPDASVPGIPLFEKVQCGERIHAVLQRLLMNVRVIRRWEDIPADNQKDITWVTRDGCLLNPVCGVAEYWCPDANSVNPMAQRRQLQEKKGVLAALQSDMVDLQQLLEETRGAMDETSAAMRALEEEQRRHQKQLAHYDGEIAAVRSEYARFIKRSETIQSEMKQRAQALAHLQQQREASEKICQKLTGQCRIIQQSIEEQQQALDAFEKDVERHKDAVTEARIAHSSHKNAWEACTKSLLPLQQQMEQLQRIADKRRQGCDSYQQQIDAMQNELMEHERAYPVLVEKHTALRKRLVELKTEREHHEQQGCLLIEDMTQKRTRLECISKQCRQNELSRTEIRVKRDNLCEHARQEYEEDLFELKMDVSGLFDFEQQDESLLEKEISTLRAQIHSMGPVNLCSIEEYNEQKERFAFLADQKKDLMEAHNHLSALIQQINQKTAQMFAETFEQINRYFQTLFTQLFGGGEARLQLMDENDILDCGIDIIARPPGKKRQNISLLSGGERTMTAVALLFALYQVKPGPFCLLDELDAALDDTNIGRFVKTVRAFVEHSQFIVITHSRQTIAAADMLYGITMEQRGISTLVSLRLDEHKQRTKPMTETNRITFKQIPQ